One segment of Metallosphaera cuprina Ar-4 DNA contains the following:
- a CDS encoding alpha/beta hydrolase, giving the protein MPLDPKVRDFLSRLPTLNPPTSVEELRRNWNSAFSGKKVEIEKVMDLEIPTRDDRIRARLYLPKRTDSIIVFYHGGGFVFGDVESYDGLSRLIAKESEIPVISIGYRLAPEHKFPTAVNDAWDSLVWIAKEMGISKVAVMGDSAGGNLAAVVSQMDRDNKTKLVKFQVLLYPAVNMVDNSPSVHEFAEGYFLTRKLMSWFGSLYFSSGREAVNPLASPALGKLNDLPPSLVITAEYDPLRDQGETYSQALKEAGNESVCVRYKGMIHGFISFYDWFKAGRVAINQVASTLKEELS; this is encoded by the coding sequence ATGCCTTTAGATCCCAAGGTGAGGGATTTCCTCTCCCGACTCCCTACGTTGAACCCTCCAACTAGCGTGGAGGAGCTCAGAAGGAATTGGAACTCTGCTTTCTCTGGAAAAAAGGTAGAAATTGAGAAGGTTATGGACCTAGAGATACCAACCAGGGATGATCGAATACGCGCAAGGCTCTACCTCCCTAAACGAACCGATTCGATAATAGTTTTCTATCACGGTGGTGGGTTCGTTTTTGGTGACGTGGAGAGCTACGATGGATTATCTAGACTGATAGCCAAGGAATCGGAAATTCCTGTAATCTCAATTGGTTATAGGTTAGCCCCAGAGCACAAGTTTCCTACGGCTGTTAATGACGCTTGGGATTCCTTAGTCTGGATAGCAAAGGAAATGGGAATCTCCAAAGTAGCCGTTATGGGGGATAGCGCCGGTGGGAACTTAGCTGCTGTAGTATCACAAATGGATAGAGATAACAAAACTAAACTTGTCAAATTTCAGGTCCTGTTATATCCAGCAGTTAACATGGTAGATAACTCCCCATCAGTACATGAATTCGCAGAGGGTTACTTCCTCACGAGGAAATTGATGAGTTGGTTCGGTTCGCTCTACTTCTCTTCAGGAAGGGAGGCCGTTAATCCTCTCGCCTCTCCTGCATTGGGAAAGTTAAATGATCTACCCCCTTCGCTTGTCATAACGGCCGAATACGATCCTCTTCGCGATCAAGGAGAAACCTACTCACAAGCTCTAAAGGAGGCAGGTAACGAATCGGTTTGCGTTAGATATAAAGGAATGATACATGGATTTATCAGCTTTTACGACTGGTTTAAAGCTGGTAGGGTAGCGATTAATCAGGTAGCCTCCACTTTAAAAGAGGAACTATCCTAA
- a CDS encoding glycosyltransferase family 4 protein, producing MDLLLVNHRDPRHPQAGGAEQVLLEVGKRLAKHMSVTWLAESVPGLPGEEEIDGILVKRRGNRGSLHLHSLMEAKRHEVVIDSVAHAVPFFSYKVNKRTIALIHHVHQGVLDLEAGKLSPILKWLERRVKGYNNFIAISNTTKRDLIKLGVKAEIRVIYNGVDHQKYKPGPKGEPTVLWIGRLKRYKNPLDVYEIARDLDFEFLLAGGGELESEIRRLNEPNVKFLGRVSEDEKVRLYQRSWVLISTSYIEGWGMTIVEANSCGTPVVAYATGSVPEIVKEGINGYLVRYKDVKAMREAIVRTISQGERLFKSSYSESLNYNWDRSAEEYRSYVEALARR from the coding sequence ATGGATCTCCTCTTAGTCAACCATAGAGACCCTCGACATCCGCAAGCTGGTGGAGCTGAACAGGTGCTCCTAGAGGTGGGAAAGAGGCTTGCAAAGCACATGTCGGTAACTTGGTTAGCCGAATCTGTACCAGGTTTACCAGGCGAGGAGGAGATCGATGGTATATTAGTGAAGAGAAGGGGAAATAGGGGCTCTCTACATCTCCACTCACTGATGGAAGCTAAAAGACATGAAGTTGTTATAGATAGTGTGGCTCACGCGGTTCCCTTCTTCTCTTATAAGGTTAACAAGAGAACGATAGCGTTAATTCATCACGTTCACCAAGGGGTTTTAGACCTTGAGGCGGGTAAACTATCTCCTATACTGAAGTGGTTGGAGAGAAGAGTAAAAGGGTATAATAACTTTATTGCAATCTCAAACACTACAAAAAGGGACTTAATTAAACTAGGTGTAAAGGCAGAGATCAGAGTTATCTATAATGGGGTCGACCATCAGAAGTACAAGCCAGGACCTAAGGGAGAACCGACGGTATTGTGGATAGGCAGGTTAAAGAGATACAAGAACCCTCTAGACGTATATGAGATCGCTAGAGATTTGGACTTTGAGTTCCTCTTGGCTGGTGGAGGAGAGCTGGAAAGTGAGATAAGAAGGCTAAATGAACCTAACGTAAAATTTTTAGGAAGAGTGAGTGAGGACGAGAAGGTAAGGCTCTATCAGAGATCTTGGGTTCTCATCTCTACCTCATATATCGAGGGGTGGGGAATGACAATAGTTGAGGCTAACTCATGTGGAACTCCTGTAGTAGCTTACGCCACCGGATCCGTTCCCGAGATCGTTAAGGAGGGTATTAACGGTTACCTCGTCCGTTATAAGGATGTGAAAGCTATGAGAGAGGCGATAGTTAGAACGATCTCACAGGGAGAGAGACTCTTCAAATCGTCTTACTCCGAGTCGCTTAATTACAATTGGGATAGATCTGCAGAAGAGTACAGGAGCTATGTAGAGGCTTTAGCCAGACGATAA
- a CDS encoding DUF1404 domain-containing protein, with protein MKLKSKIFFLSSSFVIIVLTVNPYTLSLLPRDPVVLMVSHYTLYLAGVIAGYSLFRFSKLFIIPAVIPPIIFHLPYFFVESGINLGWTFIDYLSMVVGGVLLGGALRKAGTFTKALLFVLYMVGDTTLAVLLILGFPVYSPPVIQFSPYTPDQLVIVSYVMFGVMNVILFVVVGYTLRKLLS; from the coding sequence ATGAAATTAAAGTCAAAGATTTTTTTCCTCTCCTCTTCTTTTGTGATCATCGTGTTGACTGTTAACCCTTATACTTTGAGTTTACTTCCTAGAGATCCTGTAGTGTTGATGGTATCACACTACACGCTTTATCTTGCTGGCGTTATAGCCGGATACTCTTTGTTCAGGTTTAGCAAGCTCTTTATAATACCTGCGGTAATACCTCCAATAATTTTCCACTTACCTTACTTTTTTGTCGAATCTGGGATTAATCTGGGGTGGACTTTCATAGACTACCTTTCTATGGTCGTAGGAGGGGTACTCCTAGGAGGGGCTTTAAGGAAGGCAGGAACGTTCACAAAGGCCTTGCTGTTCGTCCTATATATGGTAGGGGACACTACTTTAGCTGTACTGTTAATACTCGGGTTTCCTGTCTATTCACCACCTGTAATACAGTTCTCACCTTATACTCCGGATCAGCTTGTCATAGTTTCCTATGTGATGTTCGGAGTGATGAACGTGATATTGTTTGTTGTGGTTGGATACACTTTAAGGAAACTCTTAAGCTAA
- the soxC gene encoding proton pump complex cytochrome B SoxC: protein MTETQQKRKGLIDQILDRVGVTEAPFFKTPDYMYNISYWLGAMVSGAFIYTVITGLFLLLYYMPANPYVQTQTIITSVPYGSVILFSHLYGAYIMIILAYIHMFRNFYKGAYKKPRELQWVTGVLLLALTMGASFFGYSLVSDVLGVNAINIGESLLVGTGFPGASTIANWLFGPGGDAATASNPLVKSQLFDRLLGWHIIMVFLIGVLFGVHFLMSERYGMTPSFKEKPKVPAYYTKEEWSKFNEWWPRNVVYMLSIVLMTWGIILFIPDLLANINGLPIVINPYPAPEPGTAAALSTQPYPPWFFLFLYKFVDFELPNGQAMSPSLALSVLTILLLVIILMPFFENSEYMFLKNRKFWTWLMTVAWVSLIELSVWGYLAPGVPAPTSQQAIILGIPGVIIGVIILSVGRQKSTKSSPSLNTPQTVPKIGPTSILGTAVVSLLFAGNFGIWLMHPAMINLITMIPLGGLAAFMIYRMASGLRVKVSKPSGVMSWEEVKFRKTIALFAIPAIFVVTAIQTAIMWKLPSVGPQATYAGMDLGILLFLWGIAIQLYHYIVYVR, encoded by the coding sequence ATGACTGAAACTCAACAAAAAAGGAAGGGATTGATAGATCAAATCCTAGATAGAGTAGGTGTCACCGAGGCTCCTTTCTTTAAGACCCCTGACTACATGTATAACATTTCCTACTGGCTAGGCGCTATGGTTTCAGGAGCTTTCATTTACACTGTTATAACAGGACTCTTCTTGCTTCTCTATTATATGCCTGCAAATCCTTACGTTCAGACTCAGACCATTATAACCTCCGTTCCGTACGGTTCAGTAATCCTGTTTAGCCATTTATATGGAGCTTACATTATGATAATTTTAGCGTATATACACATGTTTAGGAATTTCTATAAAGGCGCTTACAAGAAACCTAGGGAACTTCAGTGGGTCACAGGGGTTCTTCTTCTCGCACTAACTATGGGAGCGTCCTTCTTCGGTTACAGCTTAGTGAGCGACGTTTTAGGAGTTAACGCAATAAACATAGGCGAAAGCTTACTTGTGGGAACAGGATTCCCAGGCGCATCAACTATAGCGAACTGGTTGTTTGGACCAGGTGGTGACGCGGCTACAGCAAGTAATCCTCTCGTTAAGTCCCAACTTTTCGATAGACTCTTAGGTTGGCACATAATAATGGTATTCCTAATAGGAGTCCTCTTCGGCGTTCACTTCCTCATGTCAGAGAGATATGGGATGACTCCGTCCTTTAAGGAGAAGCCTAAGGTTCCAGCTTATTACACTAAGGAGGAGTGGTCTAAATTTAATGAATGGTGGCCAAGGAACGTAGTTTACATGTTATCAATCGTTTTGATGACATGGGGCATAATTCTCTTCATTCCCGATTTACTTGCTAACATAAACGGACTTCCCATTGTGATAAATCCCTATCCTGCCCCGGAGCCAGGTACCGCAGCCGCGCTGTCTACCCAACCCTATCCTCCATGGTTCTTCCTTTTCCTTTATAAGTTTGTGGACTTTGAGCTACCTAACGGACAGGCGATGAGCCCTTCGTTAGCTCTATCTGTTCTCACCATCCTGCTCTTGGTGATAATCCTAATGCCGTTCTTTGAGAACAGCGAGTATATGTTCCTAAAGAACAGAAAGTTCTGGACATGGCTTATGACAGTGGCGTGGGTTTCATTGATAGAGCTCAGCGTATGGGGTTACTTAGCTCCTGGCGTTCCAGCTCCAACAAGTCAGCAGGCAATAATATTAGGTATTCCAGGCGTAATTATTGGCGTAATTATTCTTTCTGTAGGAAGACAAAAAAGCACAAAGTCTTCACCTTCTCTTAATACACCTCAAACCGTGCCAAAAATTGGACCAACCTCGATTCTAGGTACAGCAGTAGTTTCTCTCCTCTTCGCGGGAAACTTTGGGATTTGGTTAATGCACCCCGCTATGATAAACTTGATAACAATGATTCCATTAGGAGGATTAGCTGCCTTCATGATTTACAGAATGGCGTCGGGCTTAAGAGTTAAGGTGTCAAAGCCCTCAGGAGTAATGAGTTGGGAGGAGGTTAAGTTTAGGAAAACTATTGCTTTGTTTGCTATCCCAGCCATATTCGTGGTGACAGCCATACAGACGGCGATCATGTGGAAGTTGCCTAGCGTGGGTCCTCAGGCAACTTATGCGGGGATGGACTTGGGCATTCTATTGTTCCTGTGGGGAATCGCTATTCAACTCTACCACTACATTGTGTACGTAAGGTGA
- the soxB gene encoding proton pump complex quinol oxidase subunit SoxB, translating to MEIKKEIKIIFSSLGSVFSPSKIKAFLFPNSTVGIIWQYFGGSLAWLIIVGMAAMNLRTYLTFPSNSPEIGVTYYTFLTLHGWSAMLGLVPMAALTVIEYSMLKDGMSIRRTKLMSSMFWLANLTLAFALLGGPDMGWYMYPPLAVEDNSNFHAFLNYHGPMMGIAYLALAISSIAQTVATVNLVSDAYATKPKGQKLGIFSAYGVAFAVIIALTLPALTAAELWYTLNILAGVPINTLLWLVLFWFYGHPVVYYVPFPLFGALYYFVPKFSGRPLFSEKWARWNIYLLAIGSMLIWVHHIQTFPVPVPVRLWINLSTLVLASGSGLTVLNLGLTVLTSKGYNYKDPVGMATLVALIGFILGGVQAVPLPMFPINPIVHNTYYVVGHFHLVIWTLILIGFTAVALDALRSVRAGFNFSPTTSKMINAGILLWTIPFVTAGYLMTVEGYLGMLRRVIAYPLMFQPYNLAISILAEIGIAGLVMALGSALVEFLTYRAGGAVSVSGSSTPSLSMSYQNESKNIENFKLMLNNSVYGKSSQIKRLS from the coding sequence ATGGAGATAAAAAAGGAAATTAAAATCATATTTAGTTCTCTTGGAAGTGTTTTTTCTCCCTCTAAAATTAAGGCATTCCTTTTCCCTAACTCAACTGTAGGAATTATATGGCAATATTTTGGGGGATCTCTAGCTTGGCTAATAATAGTTGGTATGGCCGCTATGAACCTTAGGACTTACCTAACGTTTCCATCAAATTCACCTGAGATAGGCGTAACTTACTATACCTTCCTAACGTTGCACGGATGGTCAGCTATGTTGGGCTTAGTTCCTATGGCAGCCTTAACTGTGATAGAGTACTCTATGTTGAAGGACGGTATGAGCATTAGGAGGACCAAGTTAATGAGCTCCATGTTCTGGTTAGCTAACTTAACATTGGCTTTTGCACTGTTGGGAGGTCCAGATATGGGCTGGTATATGTATCCTCCGTTAGCTGTGGAGGACAACTCCAACTTCCACGCTTTCCTTAACTATCACGGTCCCATGATGGGGATAGCCTATCTAGCTTTGGCAATAAGTTCAATCGCTCAGACCGTAGCTACGGTTAACTTAGTTAGCGACGCTTATGCCACAAAACCTAAGGGACAGAAGTTAGGTATATTCTCAGCTTATGGCGTGGCCTTTGCGGTTATTATAGCCTTAACTCTACCGGCTTTAACAGCCGCAGAGCTTTGGTACACTCTAAACATACTAGCAGGTGTTCCTATTAACACCCTATTGTGGCTTGTTCTATTCTGGTTCTACGGTCACCCTGTCGTTTATTACGTGCCATTTCCGCTGTTCGGGGCGCTTTACTACTTCGTTCCCAAGTTCTCGGGTAGACCGCTATTTAGTGAGAAGTGGGCCAGATGGAACATTTATCTCCTTGCCATAGGTTCTATGTTGATTTGGGTTCATCACATTCAAACGTTCCCCGTTCCAGTTCCCGTTAGGCTTTGGATAAACCTATCTACATTAGTTTTAGCCTCCGGATCAGGGCTGACTGTGCTGAACTTAGGTCTAACCGTTCTAACTAGTAAGGGATACAACTACAAAGATCCGGTAGGTATGGCTACGTTAGTAGCTTTGATCGGTTTCATTCTAGGAGGTGTACAGGCTGTACCCTTACCAATGTTCCCGATCAACCCGATAGTTCATAACACTTACTATGTAGTTGGACACTTCCATTTGGTGATATGGACACTCATCCTTATAGGTTTCACGGCGGTCGCACTTGACGCTTTACGATCAGTGAGAGCGGGATTCAATTTCAGTCCTACCACTTCCAAAATGATAAACGCAGGGATACTTCTTTGGACCATACCGTTTGTAACCGCAGGATACTTGATGACGGTTGAGGGTTATCTAGGTATGTTAAGGAGAGTTATAGCCTATCCTTTGATGTTCCAACCTTACAACTTAGCCATATCTATATTGGCTGAAATTGGAATAGCTGGGTTAGTAATGGCTCTAGGTTCTGCCCTAGTTGAATTCTTAACTTACAGAGCGGGAGGAGCTGTTAGCGTCTCAGGTTCTTCAACTCCTTCGCTTTCCATGTCTTATCAGAATGAGTCCAAAAATATAGAAAATTTTAAACTAATGCTTAATAACAGTGTTTATGGGAAAAGTTCACAAATAAAGAGGTTGAGCTGA
- the soxA gene encoding proton pump complex quinol oxidase subunit SoxA: protein MLILVAVFFSWSVLEVTKGESTSIRYGLPLFSGLPPQAQEAVKIFNSSPPSNRTSEVINGILVVNMTAVQNGTFNDVFHPNVIVAQPGEPITIILNSPQVITGFFIRLPDGVINLNAIPEEPSYVYFVAPTHPGNYTWREPEYAGYDFSYMTGTLEVV, encoded by the coding sequence ATGTTAATATTGGTAGCTGTTTTTTTCTCGTGGTCAGTTCTGGAGGTAACAAAAGGTGAGAGCACTAGCATAAGATACGGTTTACCATTATTTTCTGGTCTACCTCCCCAAGCTCAGGAGGCTGTAAAGATCTTCAATAGTTCTCCCCCATCCAATAGGACCTCTGAGGTAATAAATGGAATTCTCGTAGTCAATATGACGGCTGTTCAAAACGGTACTTTTAACGATGTGTTTCACCCGAACGTAATTGTAGCCCAGCCTGGCGAACCTATAACAATAATCCTTAACTCTCCTCAGGTGATTACGGGTTTCTTCATAAGACTTCCTGACGGAGTTATAAACCTTAACGCAATTCCTGAGGAACCTAGTTACGTTTACTTCGTCGCCCCAACCCATCCAGGGAATTACACCTGGAGAGAGCCAGAGTACGCTGGATACGATTTCTCATATATGACTGGAACCTTGGAGGTGGTGTAA
- a CDS encoding Rieske 2Fe-2S domain-containing protein has translation MGRHFVLKREDFVFATRLIRRMKDPKTRFDERKFAEKGRDYLYNYAEEKVGPLDKGRRSFLKGILIGIGVLAVASAVPVISYLNQPPVYLKNFPWIIIVDSDGNPIEASKLTVNDPSILLFQYPMEGDITFLLNMGDANDNPVSIPPTTVVIPENGTTYTFPGGVGPNKSIVAYSAICQHLGCQPPEIHFYPPKYLTPGGTVPNFLPPVAYQAAQSANAASVIHCDCHGSTYDPWRGAAVLTGPTLRPLPYVELYWDQDTDYLYATEMNLKAPVIMGQPSDLASFAYLSSFNEQTGCPKMLLSKGQTPSECYSKLNNEGNTFSS, from the coding sequence ATGGGTAGGCACTTCGTTCTTAAGAGAGAGGACTTCGTTTTCGCCACAAGACTGATAAGAAGGATGAAGGACCCTAAAACGAGGTTCGATGAGAGGAAGTTCGCGGAGAAGGGTAGAGATTACCTCTACAACTACGCTGAGGAGAAGGTGGGACCCTTAGATAAGGGAAGAAGATCTTTCCTTAAAGGAATTTTAATAGGCATAGGTGTTCTGGCTGTAGCTAGCGCGGTTCCTGTAATATCTTACCTAAATCAACCACCTGTTTATCTGAAAAACTTCCCCTGGATAATAATAGTAGATTCTGATGGGAATCCAATAGAGGCTAGCAAACTAACGGTGAACGATCCATCGATACTTCTTTTCCAATATCCTATGGAGGGGGACATAACCTTCCTCTTGAACATGGGTGACGCCAACGATAACCCGGTATCTATCCCTCCAACTACTGTAGTAATACCAGAGAACGGTACTACCTACACCTTTCCTGGGGGAGTTGGACCTAACAAATCCATAGTAGCTTACAGTGCGATCTGTCAACATCTAGGTTGTCAGCCACCAGAAATTCATTTCTATCCTCCTAAGTATCTCACTCCAGGAGGTACAGTGCCCAATTTCTTGCCTCCAGTAGCCTATCAAGCTGCTCAGAGCGCGAACGCCGCATCTGTAATACACTGTGACTGCCATGGATCTACATATGATCCGTGGAGAGGAGCTGCAGTGCTTACAGGACCTACCTTGAGACCTTTACCTTACGTTGAGCTCTACTGGGACCAAGATACTGATTACCTCTACGCTACTGAGATGAACCTAAAGGCTCCAGTAATTATGGGACAACCGTCAGACCTAGCTAGCTTCGCCTATTTATCCTCATTTAATGAACAGACTGGATGTCCGAAGATGTTACTCAGCAAAGGGCAAACTCCTTCTGAATGCTATTCAAAGCTTAATAACGAGGGGAACACATTTTCTAGTTAG